One segment of Streptomyces sp. NBC_01463 DNA contains the following:
- a CDS encoding AMP-dependent synthetase/ligase, whose protein sequence is MSTPPAPSPAPATPVLVEPTKVRAADGTVQQVSVPAFAAPVRRGSLAEIPFDNAREAPADAVLSRKQPDGGWQDVTAAEFAAEVLAVAKGLIAEGLRGGDRIAIMARTTYEWTLLDFASWAAGLVTVPIYPTSSAFQARWILQDSGAVACAVETAEQGRIISQERKQLGDLTHLWQFDTGALGRLKKLGRDVPDDAVAARRATLEPETPATLIYTSGTTGRPKGCVLTHGNFFAEVDNAIELLHPVFRSVSKYPASTLLFLPLSHVFGRMVAIGCLRARVRLGHAPSIRTEDLLADLAGFKPSFLLAIPYVLEKVYNTGRATAEKMGRASSFDRAARIAQRYGQAVEAAEHGTGPGPGPGLRLARALYDPLVYRRIRAALGGHVRYAICGGSPLGSRLAAFYAGAGIEIFEGYGLTETTAAATVTPPLKPRLGTVGWPMPGTAVRIAEDGEVLLSGGQVFQGYWDTERGAAVPVLDGGWFATGDLGALDEDGYLTITGRKKDIIITSGGKNVTPAPLEDWLRAHPLVSQCMVVGDNRSFITALITLEPDGLSHWRQMKKKQGVPMSELVRDEELHTSLQRAVDEANRLVSRAESIRKFTVLTVDFTEEGGHLTPSLKLKRDAIARDFEAEIEELYRK, encoded by the coding sequence GTGTCCACGCCACCCGCCCCTTCCCCCGCACCCGCCACGCCCGTCCTGGTCGAGCCGACGAAGGTCAGGGCCGCCGACGGCACCGTCCAGCAGGTCTCCGTACCGGCGTTCGCGGCGCCCGTCCGCCGCGGTTCGCTCGCCGAGATCCCGTTCGACAACGCCCGCGAGGCGCCCGCCGACGCGGTGCTCAGCCGCAAGCAGCCGGACGGCGGCTGGCAGGACGTGACGGCCGCGGAGTTCGCCGCCGAGGTCCTCGCCGTCGCCAAGGGCCTGATCGCGGAGGGCCTGCGGGGCGGCGACCGCATCGCGATCATGGCCCGTACGACGTACGAGTGGACGCTGCTCGACTTCGCGTCCTGGGCCGCCGGTCTGGTCACCGTCCCCATCTACCCGACCTCGTCCGCCTTCCAGGCCCGCTGGATACTCCAGGACTCCGGCGCGGTCGCCTGCGCCGTCGAGACGGCGGAGCAGGGCCGCATCATCAGCCAGGAACGCAAACAGCTCGGCGACCTCACCCACCTCTGGCAGTTCGACACGGGCGCGCTGGGCCGGCTGAAGAAGCTCGGCAGGGACGTCCCCGACGACGCCGTCGCCGCCCGACGTGCCACCCTGGAACCGGAGACCCCGGCCACCCTCATCTACACCTCGGGCACCACCGGCCGCCCCAAGGGCTGCGTCCTGACGCACGGCAACTTCTTCGCCGAGGTCGACAACGCCATCGAGCTGCTGCACCCGGTGTTCCGGTCGGTCAGCAAGTACCCGGCGTCCACCCTGCTGTTCCTGCCGCTGTCCCACGTCTTCGGCCGGATGGTCGCGATCGGCTGTCTGCGCGCCCGGGTCCGCCTCGGACACGCCCCCTCGATCCGGACCGAGGACCTCCTGGCCGACCTGGCCGGCTTCAAGCCGTCGTTCCTGCTGGCCATCCCGTACGTCCTGGAGAAGGTCTACAACACCGGCCGGGCCACCGCCGAGAAGATGGGCCGCGCCTCCTCCTTCGACCGGGCCGCCCGGATCGCCCAGCGGTACGGGCAGGCCGTCGAGGCCGCCGAGCACGGCACCGGCCCCGGGCCGGGCCCCGGGCTCCGGCTGGCCCGCGCGCTCTACGACCCGCTGGTCTACCGCCGCATCCGGGCCGCGCTCGGCGGTCACGTCCGGTACGCCATCTGCGGCGGCTCCCCGCTGGGCAGCAGGCTCGCCGCCTTCTACGCGGGCGCCGGCATCGAGATCTTCGAGGGCTACGGGCTGACGGAGACCACCGCGGCCGCCACCGTCACCCCGCCGCTCAAACCGCGCCTGGGCACGGTCGGCTGGCCGATGCCGGGCACCGCCGTGCGCATCGCCGAGGACGGCGAGGTGCTGCTCAGCGGCGGCCAGGTCTTCCAGGGCTACTGGGACACCGAGCGGGGCGCGGCCGTCCCAGTGCTGGACGGCGGCTGGTTCGCCACCGGTGACCTGGGCGCGCTCGACGAGGACGGCTACCTCACGATCACCGGCCGCAAGAAGGACATCATCATCACCTCGGGCGGCAAGAACGTCACCCCGGCCCCGCTGGAGGACTGGCTGCGCGCCCATCCGCTGGTCAGCCAGTGCATGGTGGTCGGCGACAACCGCTCGTTCATCACCGCCCTGATCACCCTGGAGCCGGACGGGCTCTCCCACTGGCGGCAGATGAAGAAGAAGCAGGGCGTCCCGATGAGCGAACTCGTCCGCGACGAGGAGCTGCACACCTCCCTGCAGCGCGCGGTGGACGAGGCCAACCGGCTCGTCTCGCGGGCCGAGTCGATCCGTAAGTTCACCGTCCTGACGGTGGACTTCACCGAGGAGGGCGGCCATCTGACACCGTCGCTGAAGCTGAAGCGGGACGCGATCGCGCGGGACTTCGAGGCGGAGATCGAGGAGCTGTACCGGAAGTAG